In Aulosira sp. FACHB-615, the following are encoded in one genomic region:
- a CDS encoding AarF/ABC1/UbiB kinase family protein: MFLTQTVPRQREIIEVVLRNGWDYMRRLLTGGKADEPQLPTPAVLKNILVSLGPVYIKLGQLLSTRPDLLSAAYIEELSTLQDEVPPVPWSEIEVVIRKQLKLPLEEVFPKINPVPVAAGSIAQTHRATLADGREVALKVQRPGIDTTIAQDIALIQGIADLVARTDFGQTYEIKSIAEEFTKALEAELDFTREAGFTDQLRRNLAKGRWFDPQQIVVAEIHWHLTSEKLLVMEWLDGVPLLSAKLTSGNNGKDIATQRKDITTLLFRAFFQQLYLDGFFHADPHPGNLFYLQDGRIAILDCGMVGRLDPRTQQILTEMLLAIVDLDAGRCAQLTLQLSDSAQPVIVARLESDYDRMLRRYHNVSLTNMNFSQVIYEILQVARNNKIRLPSNMGLYAKTLANLEGVARAFNPEINLFDEVKPLITDLFRRQLVGENPVRSLLRTALDLKSLSLQSPRQVELLLDRVTSETLRWNLSLHGLDGVRRTMDDAANRLSFSILVGSLIMGAAIISTKAQTPQLSVLSSVLFAAASLLGLWLIISILRSGRLR, from the coding sequence ATGTTCCTAACTCAAACTGTTCCTCGTCAACGAGAAATTATTGAAGTGGTGCTTCGGAATGGCTGGGATTATATGCGAAGGCTACTAACTGGTGGCAAAGCTGATGAACCCCAGCTACCTACCCCAGCAGTATTGAAAAATATTTTGGTAAGTTTGGGGCCTGTTTATATCAAGCTTGGTCAGTTATTATCGACTCGTCCCGATTTACTCAGTGCTGCTTACATTGAGGAACTGTCAACACTGCAAGACGAAGTACCGCCTGTTCCCTGGTCAGAAATAGAAGTAGTCATCCGCAAACAGTTAAAACTTCCCCTAGAAGAAGTTTTTCCCAAGATTAATCCCGTACCAGTTGCGGCGGGATCAATTGCCCAAACTCATCGCGCTACACTGGCTGATGGTCGGGAAGTCGCCTTAAAAGTCCAACGTCCAGGAATTGATACGACTATTGCCCAAGATATTGCTTTAATTCAGGGGATCGCTGATTTAGTGGCTCGGACTGATTTTGGGCAAACTTATGAAATTAAATCAATTGCGGAAGAATTTACCAAGGCTTTAGAAGCAGAGTTAGACTTCACAAGAGAAGCAGGTTTTACAGATCAATTACGCCGGAATTTAGCGAAAGGTCGTTGGTTTGACCCGCAACAAATTGTCGTGGCGGAAATTCACTGGCATCTGACATCAGAGAAATTGTTAGTGATGGAGTGGTTGGATGGTGTACCTTTACTATCAGCAAAGTTGACCAGTGGTAATAATGGTAAAGATATTGCCACTCAACGTAAAGATATAACTACTTTACTATTTAGAGCATTTTTTCAGCAGTTATACCTGGATGGCTTTTTTCATGCTGATCCCCATCCCGGAAATTTATTTTATCTGCAAGATGGTCGGATAGCAATTTTAGATTGTGGGATGGTAGGCAGACTTGATCCCCGCACCCAGCAGATTTTAACAGAAATGTTGTTGGCGATCGTGGATTTAGATGCAGGAAGATGCGCTCAGTTAACTTTGCAACTATCCGATTCGGCACAGCCTGTAATTGTGGCGCGGCTGGAAAGTGATTACGATCGCATGTTGCGGAGATATCATAATGTCAGCTTGACAAACATGAATTTTAGTCAAGTGATTTATGAAATTTTGCAAGTCGCCCGCAACAATAAAATTAGATTGCCCAGCAATATGGGCTTGTATGCTAAAACTCTAGCTAATTTAGAAGGTGTGGCTAGGGCATTTAATCCTGAGATTAATTTGTTTGATGAGGTGAAGCCCTTAATTACCGATTTGTTTCGCCGGCAATTAGTCGGGGAAAATCCAGTGCGATCGCTTTTGCGTACCGCCCTTGACCTCAAAAGTTTATCATTACAATCACCCCGACAAGTTGAACTTTTACTCGACCGTGTAACATCAGAAACATTGCGTTGGAATCTATCTTTGCATGGTTTAGATGGTGTACGGCGCACAATGGATGATGCAGCTAATCGCCTCTCATTCAGTATTCTGGTAGGTTCACTGATTATGGGAGCAGCAATTATTTCCACCAAAGCCCAGACACCGCAACTATCGGTTTTAAGTAGTGTGTTATTTGCCGCCGCCAGTTTATTAGGATTGTGGTTGATTATTAGTATTTTGCGATCGGGGCGTTTGCGTTAG
- the yidD gene encoding membrane protein insertion efficiency factor YidD — translation MQTLSFEPLAKTMAIHSITAYQRYISPVKGFACPHRQLHGGESCSTYIKRMLSEQSLIEVVKSSQKRFQDCALASKTLTKTSSGCIVIPCCLPL, via the coding sequence ATGCAAACTCTAAGCTTTGAGCCTCTGGCCAAGACAATGGCAATTCACTCTATCACTGCTTATCAAAGATATATTTCTCCAGTGAAAGGCTTTGCTTGTCCCCATCGGCAATTACATGGTGGAGAATCTTGTTCTACTTATATTAAAAGAATGTTAAGTGAGCAAAGCTTGATAGAAGTTGTAAAATCATCCCAAAAAAGATTTCAAGACTGTGCTTTAGCCAGTAAAACCTTAACTAAAACTAGCTCTGGCTGTATTGTAATTCCCTGTTGTCTACCCCTTTAA
- a CDS encoding mannose-1-phosphate guanylyltransferase yields MNSSLFPVILAGGKGERFWPLSRKDRPKQFLSLDGSSRSLLQATADRLLPLGDGWDSLWVITSSQIAGGVRQQLPELPSPNLLIEVEGRDTAAAVAWTSLEIKKRYGEDAIIGFFPADHWIADQKAFTDTLKAATQLATSTKAIVTLGIKPAFPSTGYGYIEQGEKIGSFNELPAYHVNRFTEKPNRELAETFLSTGRFSWNSGMFVFRAGVVLEELYTHAPEIIKPLEQYGPDIYPELPKKSIDYALMEKTNLAYVLPVDFGWDDLGDWNAIERLLKKEENPNVELATHLGLDTQGAIVYATNPEDVIVTIGLEDVVIVRDRNVTLIVNKERTQEIKQVLKILQDDPRFTNLL; encoded by the coding sequence ATGAATAGTTCCTTGTTCCCCGTTATCCTCGCTGGTGGCAAAGGTGAGCGTTTCTGGCCTCTGAGTCGCAAAGACCGTCCTAAACAATTTTTAAGTTTAGATGGTAGTTCCAGAAGTTTACTGCAAGCCACTGCGGATCGGTTGCTCCCATTGGGAGACGGTTGGGATTCTTTGTGGGTGATTACTTCCAGCCAGATAGCTGGAGGTGTACGCCAACAGTTACCCGAACTGCCATCGCCAAACTTACTCATTGAGGTAGAAGGAAGGGATACTGCCGCCGCCGTTGCTTGGACAAGTTTAGAAATTAAAAAACGTTATGGAGAAGACGCAATTATCGGCTTTTTTCCGGCTGACCATTGGATAGCTGACCAAAAGGCGTTTACTGACACATTAAAGGCTGCTACTCAACTAGCAACAAGCACCAAAGCGATTGTTACTTTAGGAATTAAGCCTGCTTTTCCATCAACTGGTTACGGCTACATTGAACAAGGTGAAAAGATTGGTAGCTTTAATGAGTTGCCAGCTTATCATGTCAACCGCTTTACTGAAAAGCCCAACCGTGAGTTAGCAGAAACTTTTTTATCTACGGGACGTTTTAGCTGGAATAGTGGAATGTTTGTCTTTCGGGCTGGGGTTGTTCTTGAGGAACTTTACACCCATGCTCCAGAAATCATAAAGCCTCTGGAACAATACGGCCCTGATATTTACCCTGAATTACCTAAAAAGAGTATAGACTATGCACTCATGGAAAAAACCAATTTAGCATACGTCCTCCCGGTAGATTTTGGTTGGGATGATTTAGGAGATTGGAATGCGATCGAACGTTTATTAAAAAAGGAAGAGAACCCCAATGTAGAATTAGCTACCCACTTAGGTTTAGATACGCAAGGAGCGATTGTTTATGCTACTAATCCAGAGGATGTAATTGTTACTATTGGTTTAGAGGATGTGGTCATTGTGCGCGATCGCAATGTTACCCTCATCGTTAATAAAGAACGCACCCAAGAAATTAAACAGGTTCTCAAAATCCTGCAAGATGACCCCCGCTTTACAAACCTACTGTAA
- a CDS encoding LCP family protein yields the protein MIREVQLSESEVKSQQIPNLDLESKPGQIQRIETQGTLQTLTETSTESATQEASASSTRTVVESVSAIPNELYDRLGLSMPRWLLWILTVVMGVILSGLLVSTLALWTPLWSNLDKTDEELGFAGKEEQKVPLPGELWSKISQYQLSRPMNILIMGIEPVNGAVDGSPESFAGKSDTMLLVRLNPSDKSIRVLSIPRDTMIAIPEKGLTKLSDANPQGGPVLAARVVSRTLNNAPIDRYIRISTSGLRQLVDQLGGVEVFVPKAIEYHDSSSQLNINLVSGWQTLDGEQAEQFARFREDGLGDLPRVQRQQALLGALIQRLNSPTVVPKLPQLTRIMRKYFDTNLKIEEMMALVNFSVNVERDNFQMTTVPGTFSRFSQDPNSYWLNLTGQSNLLNNYVGVDVPGLKPDTRPVSNLKIAIQNASNQPQVTEKVIAYLKEKGFKNIYTTSDWPDSQRQTQIIVHRGSRQPGIELQKILGLGQIEVSTAGYLESDITIRIGKDWK from the coding sequence GTGATTAGAGAAGTTCAATTATCTGAAAGTGAAGTCAAGTCTCAGCAAATACCGAATTTAGACTTGGAAAGCAAACCAGGTCAAATTCAACGCATTGAAACTCAGGGAACGCTGCAAACCCTCACCGAGACCAGCACAGAATCAGCAACTCAAGAAGCATCAGCCAGTTCCACCCGCACTGTTGTCGAGTCAGTCAGTGCTATTCCCAACGAACTGTACGACAGATTGGGCTTAAGTATGCCCCGGTGGCTACTGTGGATACTGACAGTAGTAATGGGGGTAATTCTTTCTGGTCTTTTAGTTTCCACCTTGGCGCTGTGGACTCCCTTATGGAGCAATTTAGATAAAACCGATGAGGAACTCGGTTTCGCTGGTAAAGAAGAGCAGAAAGTTCCTTTACCTGGGGAATTATGGAGCAAAATTTCCCAATACCAGCTATCCCGCCCCATGAATATTTTGATTATGGGGATTGAGCCAGTCAACGGTGCTGTTGATGGTTCACCAGAAAGTTTTGCTGGCAAAAGCGACACCATGCTTTTAGTCAGGCTCAACCCCAGTGATAAATCTATTCGAGTGCTTTCCATTCCCAGAGATACGATGATTGCGATCCCCGAAAAAGGGTTAACCAAGCTATCAGATGCTAATCCCCAAGGCGGGCCAGTATTGGCTGCTAGAGTAGTCAGCCGTACCTTAAACAATGCGCCCATTGACCGTTACATTCGCATTTCTACCAGTGGCTTAAGGCAATTAGTGGATCAGTTGGGTGGGGTGGAAGTATTTGTACCTAAAGCAATAGAATACCATGATAGTAGCAGCCAATTGAACATTAATCTAGTCAGTGGCTGGCAAACCCTTGACGGCGAACAGGCAGAACAATTCGCTCGTTTCCGGGAAGATGGATTAGGGGATTTACCGAGAGTACAGCGTCAACAAGCACTACTAGGTGCATTGATTCAACGCCTCAATAGTCCTACTGTCGTACCGAAATTGCCCCAATTAACCCGCATCATGCGGAAGTATTTTGATACCAACTTAAAGATAGAAGAAATGATGGCTTTGGTGAATTTCTCCGTGAATGTAGAGCGGGATAATTTCCAAATGACCACTGTTCCCGGTACTTTCAGCCGTTTCAGTCAAGATCCCAATAGCTATTGGCTGAATCTGACTGGACAGTCAAATCTCTTGAATAATTATGTTGGGGTGGATGTACCTGGACTCAAGCCAGATACACGTCCAGTTTCTAACCTCAAAATTGCTATTCAAAATGCTTCTAATCAACCACAAGTTACGGAAAAAGTTATTGCCTATCTCAAAGAGAAAGGCTTTAAAAATATTTACACAACCTCAGATTGGCCTGATAGCCAGCGTCAAACTCAGATTATTGTCCACAGAGGTAGCCGACAACCAGGAATTGAGTTACAAAAAATCTTAGGTTTGGGTCAAATTGAAGTGTCAACAGCTGGATACTTGGAATCAGATATCACAATTCGGATTGGGAAAGATTGGAAATAG
- a CDS encoding pentapeptide repeat-containing protein, translated as MKKIWQKLLSLIVIFLLAGLWLILSPRPAFAQINTINYSNTNLENRDFSNADLAGVTFVAAEMRGTNFQGANLTNAIFTKGVLLKANLESANLTGALVDRVTLDGANLKNANFTEATLTRSRFYDADITGADFTDALIDRYQVSLLCERATGVNQITGVATRDSLGCR; from the coding sequence ATGAAAAAGATTTGGCAAAAATTGTTAAGTTTAATTGTCATTTTCCTTTTAGCTGGCTTGTGGCTAATACTGAGTCCAAGACCAGCTTTTGCTCAAATTAATACCATCAACTACAGCAATACCAATTTAGAAAACCGTGACTTCTCCAATGCTGATTTAGCGGGTGTAACTTTTGTGGCTGCGGAAATGCGGGGGACTAATTTCCAAGGCGCAAATTTAACCAATGCTATTTTCACCAAAGGAGTTTTATTAAAGGCGAATTTAGAAAGTGCAAACTTAACGGGTGCTTTAGTAGACCGGGTAACGTTAGATGGCGCTAACTTAAAAAATGCCAATTTTACAGAAGCTACTTTAACCCGTAGTCGTTTTTACGATGCTGATATTACTGGCGCGGATTTTACAGATGCGTTAATTGACCGCTATCAAGTTTCATTGTTATGTGAAAGGGCGACTGGGGTAAATCAAATTACGGGAGTGGCGACACGCGATAGCTTGGGTTGTCGTTAA
- a CDS encoding GAF domain-containing protein, with the protein MEAKSTLTEPEIVLSNNQLQEQLEQHKTLASVIVRIRESLELETIFKITVKEVRQLLQADRVAIFQFDHQKNWEGEFVAEDVADQWASALAAKVYDHCFGEQFAADYQQGKVQAVADIYVDELSSCHREILSRFNVRANLIVPLLRNQELWGLICIHQCSQPRQWQNAEIEFIRQIADHLTIAIQQASHLQEVQLQATKLAQTAQRDQVIAQIVDQIRPSLDIDSIFKSTTQEIRQLLEADRVAIFRFNPDWSGEFVAESFVEGWTPLVNVQPVINDTYLQQTQGGRYAHNQTFSANDIYQAGLTNCHVILLEQFQAKAFATAPIIQGEKLWGIIAAYQNSTPRQWQPYEIESLSKIGTQIGVALRHYELLAKANAQAEQQKTLTSVITRIRKSLDLETIFQTTVTEVRQMLQADRVAIFKFDLQKDWEGEFISEDVTAGWESVVAAKVYDYCFGEQFAVHYQQGRVQAVADIYDAGLSPCHTKILGNFQVRANLIVPLLKQGKLWGLLCVHQCDKPRNWQPSEIEFVSQIAENLGVALQHNKLLNEARYQANQQKTLTSIITRIRESLDLDTIFQTSVTEVRQLLQADRVGVFRFDQQKNWEGEFIYDDVSHSYPSAVADKVYDHCFGENFAPLYAQGRVNAITDIYQGNFPSCYVEILEKFQVRANLVAPLLQEGTLWGLLCIHQCKNPRQWQHSEIEFVSQIAEQLGVALKQDSYLKKVQTQAIQLAEANEREKSMERQKLLAETIDKIRQSLDVKTIFKTTTQAVRELLKVERVAIYRFNDDWSGKFVADSFKDGWKPLTQVNPLVLATFEDTDEDDKLPRNETFVPIRQGERLWGLLVAYQNSQPRYWKDEEINLLAQVGVQLGVAIQQAELLEQTKRQTLELTQTLCELKQTQARLIQGEKMAGLGQLLAGVAHEINNPVSFIFGNLIHLNEYTQELMNVLQIYRQYNSSLPNIKEKIDQQNLEFIIEDLPKTLDSMKVGAERIREIVLSLRNFSRTDEADLRAVNIHEGLDSTLLILGHRLKENRARPQIEVVKEYGTLPLVECYPAQLNQVFMNLLSNGIDALEDKFKVIWNQHLQASTNCPRVPLKIWISTQKSDRQVIIKIADNGLGIPEDVTSHIFDPFFTTKEPGKGTGLGLSISHQIIVEKHQGQIKCTSTPGKGTEFFIELPCSHD; encoded by the coding sequence ATGGAAGCCAAATCAACACTCACAGAACCAGAAATTGTCTTGTCAAATAATCAACTACAAGAACAATTAGAACAACATAAAACGCTCGCTAGTGTCATAGTCAGAATCAGAGAATCTTTAGAATTAGAAACAATATTTAAAATTACCGTCAAAGAAGTACGTCAATTACTGCAAGCTGATCGAGTAGCCATATTTCAATTCGATCATCAAAAAAACTGGGAAGGAGAATTTGTGGCTGAAGATGTTGCTGATCAATGGGCATCAGCTTTAGCAGCAAAAGTCTACGACCATTGTTTTGGTGAACAATTTGCGGCTGATTATCAACAAGGCAAAGTACAAGCAGTAGCAGATATTTATGTAGATGAACTAAGTAGTTGCCATAGAGAAATCTTAAGTAGATTTAATGTCCGTGCTAACCTGATTGTTCCTCTATTAAGAAACCAAGAATTATGGGGATTAATTTGTATTCATCAATGTAGTCAACCTCGTCAATGGCAAAATGCTGAAATTGAATTTATTCGCCAAATTGCTGATCATCTCACCATAGCAATTCAACAAGCTAGTCATCTGCAAGAAGTTCAACTACAAGCAACAAAACTGGCACAGACAGCCCAGCGTGATCAAGTAATCGCGCAAATTGTTGATCAAATTCGTCCCTCTTTAGACATTGACAGCATCTTTAAAAGTACTACCCAAGAAATCCGCCAACTCTTAGAAGCCGATCGCGTTGCTATATTCCGCTTTAATCCTGATTGGAGTGGTGAGTTTGTTGCTGAATCATTTGTTGAAGGTTGGACACCTTTAGTTAATGTTCAACCTGTAATTAACGATACTTATTTACAACAAACCCAAGGCGGACGTTATGCTCACAACCAAACTTTTAGCGCCAACGATATTTATCAAGCAGGATTAACCAATTGTCATGTCATTTTATTAGAACAATTTCAGGCCAAAGCTTTTGCAACCGCGCCCATTATCCAAGGTGAAAAATTGTGGGGAATTATCGCTGCATATCAAAATTCTACCCCTAGACAATGGCAGCCTTATGAAATTGAATCATTGAGCAAAATTGGGACACAAATAGGTGTAGCCTTGCGCCACTATGAACTACTAGCTAAAGCTAATGCCCAAGCAGAACAACAAAAAACATTAACTAGTGTGATTACACGTATTCGTAAATCCCTAGATTTAGAAACTATCTTTCAAACTACCGTGACTGAAGTGCGGCAAATGCTACAAGCAGATCGAGTGGCTATTTTTAAATTTGATCTGCAAAAAGATTGGGAAGGAGAATTTATTTCAGAAGATGTTACCGCCGGCTGGGAATCTGTTGTTGCTGCGAAAGTTTATGACTATTGTTTTGGTGAACAGTTTGCAGTGCATTATCAACAAGGCAGAGTCCAAGCCGTAGCTGATATTTATGATGCTGGCTTAAGTCCTTGTCATACCAAAATTTTAGGAAATTTTCAAGTCCGGGCTAATTTAATCGTACCGTTATTAAAACAGGGAAAATTATGGGGTTTATTATGTGTTCATCAATGTGATAAACCGCGAAATTGGCAACCTTCAGAAATCGAATTTGTGTCTCAAATTGCTGAAAACTTAGGAGTAGCTTTACAACACAACAAACTTTTAAACGAAGCTCGCTATCAAGCTAATCAGCAAAAGACTTTAACCAGCATTATTACTCGCATTCGGGAATCTTTAGATTTAGATACAATTTTTCAAACTTCTGTCACAGAGGTCAGACAATTACTACAAGCTGACCGTGTAGGAGTTTTTCGGTTTGATCAGCAAAAAAACTGGGAAGGAGAATTTATCTATGATGACGTGAGTCATAGTTATCCTTCAGCAGTAGCAGATAAAGTTTATGATCATTGTTTTGGCGAAAACTTCGCACCCCTTTACGCTCAAGGTAGAGTCAATGCTATTACTGATATTTATCAAGGCAATTTTCCCTCTTGTTATGTAGAAATTCTGGAAAAATTTCAAGTCCGGGCGAATTTAGTCGCGCCTCTATTACAAGAAGGTACACTCTGGGGCTTATTATGTATTCACCAATGTAAAAATCCGCGTCAATGGCAACATTCAGAAATTGAGTTTGTTAGCCAAATAGCGGAACAACTAGGAGTTGCTTTAAAACAAGATTCATATTTAAAAAAAGTTCAAACTCAAGCCATCCAATTAGCTGAGGCTAACGAGCGAGAAAAATCAATGGAACGGCAAAAGTTATTAGCTGAGACTATTGATAAAATCCGCCAGTCGTTGGATGTCAAAACTATTTTTAAAACCACTACTCAAGCTGTACGCGAGTTATTAAAAGTAGAGAGGGTAGCCATATATCGCTTTAATGATGATTGGAGTGGTAAATTTGTGGCTGATTCTTTTAAAGATGGTTGGAAACCTTTAACACAAGTTAATCCACTGGTTTTAGCCACCTTTGAAGACACAGATGAAGATGATAAGTTACCACGTAATGAAACTTTTGTACCAATTCGCCAAGGCGAAAGATTATGGGGATTATTAGTTGCTTATCAAAATTCTCAACCACGTTATTGGAAAGATGAGGAAATCAATTTATTAGCACAAGTTGGCGTGCAGTTAGGTGTTGCTATTCAACAAGCAGAATTATTGGAACAAACCAAACGTCAAACTCTAGAATTAACTCAAACTTTATGTGAGCTAAAGCAGACTCAAGCAAGGTTAATTCAGGGCGAGAAAATGGCAGGATTAGGACAATTACTCGCTGGTGTCGCTCACGAAATTAATAACCCTGTTAGTTTTATTTTTGGTAATCTGATCCATTTAAATGAATATACTCAAGAGTTAATGAATGTTTTGCAGATTTACCGTCAATATAATTCTTCTTTGCCAAATATTAAAGAAAAAATAGATCAGCAGAATTTGGAATTTATTATCGAAGATTTGCCAAAAACACTAGATTCCATGAAAGTCGGCGCAGAAAGAATTAGAGAAATTGTATTGTCACTGAGGAATTTTTCTCGTACTGATGAAGCTGATTTAAGGGCTGTAAATATTCATGAGGGATTGGATAGTACTTTACTGATTTTAGGACATCGCCTCAAGGAAAATCGGGCGCGTCCTCAGATTGAGGTGGTGAAGGAATACGGCACTTTACCTTTAGTAGAATGTTATCCTGCACAACTAAATCAAGTATTTATGAATCTTCTGAGTAATGGTATTGACGCTTTAGAAGATAAATTTAAAGTTATCTGGAATCAGCATTTACAAGCTTCAACCAACTGTCCCAGAGTACCTTTAAAAATTTGGATCAGCACTCAAAAGAGCGATCGCCAAGTAATCATCAAAATCGCTGATAATGGTCTGGGAATCCCTGAAGATGTCACTTCCCATATTTTTGACCCCTTCTTTACCACCAAAGAACCCGGTAAAGGTACAGGACTAGGTTTATCTATTAGTCACCAAATCATTGTCGAAAAACATCAAGGTCAAATTAAATGTACATCGACCCCCGGAAAAGGAACCGAATTTTTCATTGAACTTCCCTGTTCTCATGATTAA
- the murJ gene encoding murein biosynthesis integral membrane protein MurJ, translating into MTNQEQKSSRSFAGIAGIVAAATLISKVFGLIRQQAVAAAFGVGAAATAYSYAYIIPGFLLILLGGVNGPLHSAIVSVLAKRKKEEAAPMVETVTTLVGGILLLVTFAQVFLADTIVDIVGHGLDTTTRAIAIQQLQIMAPMALFSGLIGIGFGTLNAANQYWLLSISPLLSSVTVVVGIGILALQLGKNITLPEYAFIGGMVLAWGTLAGAILQWVVQLIVQWRLGLGTLRLRFDFQAPGVKEVIKIMTPATISSGMMPINVATDLYFASPIPGAAAGFNYANLLVQTPLGIISNIILLPLLPIFAKLAEPENWPDLKLRIRQGLLLTACTMLPLGALMVVLSVPIVQIVYERGAFKQDATKLVSSLLVAYGIGMFVYLGRDVLVRVFYALGDGQTPFRISTFNILLNIVLDYFFVQPFGAPGLVLATVGVNCSSMLMLLWLLDRKLNGLPWREWSVPIFGLFGGSVVTGFVSYGTLFGLQQLLGTTGLIIQLIELSIAGLVGLVVFGAIASLMNIPEVNSLVIKMRQRFFKK; encoded by the coding sequence GTGACTAATCAAGAACAAAAATCATCTCGTTCTTTCGCTGGGATTGCTGGCATTGTTGCCGCAGCCACATTAATTAGTAAAGTATTTGGTTTGATCCGACAGCAAGCAGTAGCAGCTGCTTTTGGTGTTGGTGCAGCTGCTACTGCTTATAGCTATGCCTATATTATTCCTGGTTTTTTATTGATATTACTGGGTGGGGTGAATGGGCCGTTGCACAGTGCGATTGTGAGTGTTTTAGCCAAGCGCAAAAAAGAAGAAGCAGCGCCAATGGTGGAAACAGTGACAACATTAGTGGGGGGCATTCTGTTATTAGTAACGTTTGCCCAGGTTTTTTTAGCAGATACAATTGTTGATATTGTCGGTCATGGTTTGGATACAACCACAAGAGCGATCGCTATCCAACAACTGCAAATCATGGCACCGATGGCTTTATTTTCAGGATTAATTGGCATCGGCTTCGGTACCCTAAATGCGGCTAATCAATATTGGTTGCTTTCGATTAGTCCCTTATTATCAAGCGTTACCGTAGTTGTGGGCATTGGGATTTTGGCCTTGCAACTGGGTAAAAACATTACTCTGCCAGAATATGCCTTTATCGGCGGGATGGTGTTAGCTTGGGGAACCTTAGCAGGTGCAATTCTTCAGTGGGTGGTGCAACTAATTGTGCAGTGGCGGTTGGGACTAGGAACACTGCGGTTGCGGTTTGATTTTCAAGCCCCTGGTGTTAAAGAAGTCATTAAAATTATGACTCCAGCAACCATTTCTTCGGGAATGATGCCGATTAATGTGGCTACTGATCTTTATTTTGCTAGTCCGATTCCTGGGGCGGCGGCTGGGTTTAACTATGCGAATTTGCTAGTGCAAACACCTTTAGGAATTATTTCTAATATTATTTTGTTACCTTTATTGCCAATTTTCGCCAAACTAGCAGAACCAGAAAATTGGCCAGATTTAAAATTACGCATTCGCCAAGGTTTATTACTGACTGCCTGCACTATGCTACCCCTAGGCGCTTTGATGGTGGTGTTGTCTGTACCAATTGTGCAGATAGTATATGAGCGTGGTGCTTTTAAACAAGATGCTACAAAGTTAGTTTCTTCGTTATTAGTTGCTTATGGAATCGGCATGTTTGTTTACTTGGGGCGGGATGTGTTGGTGCGGGTATTTTACGCTTTGGGTGATGGACAAACACCTTTTCGCATCAGCACTTTTAACATTTTGCTAAACATTGTATTGGATTATTTTTTTGTACAACCCTTTGGCGCACCGGGTTTGGTGTTAGCAACTGTGGGTGTGAATTGCAGTTCAATGTTAATGCTGTTATGGTTGCTAGACCGCAAGTTAAATGGTTTACCTTGGCGTGAGTGGAGTGTGCCGATTTTTGGTTTATTCGGTGGGAGTGTGGTGACTGGGTTTGTCAGCTATGGGACTTTGTTTGGTTTACAGCAGTTGTTAGGTACAACAGGTTTAATAATTCAGTTAATAGAATTATCAATTGCTGGTTTAGTGGGTTTAGTTGTGTTTGGTGCGATCGCTTCACTTATGAACATCCCCGAAGTTAATAGTTTGGTGATTAAGATGCGCCAGCGTTTCTTCAAAAAATAA
- a CDS encoding outer membrane beta-barrel protein yields the protein MKLRTLTTSTLVVASIVLSAGIAAAQTAGTNGSYIGAGVAAGATSGGQRNDDAQFGGNVQGRYAIPNAPVSLRGSVLFGGDTTAFMPILTYDAAIAKNTNVYVGGGYSFLANEGHNTPLGNRNAPVVTLGLESEVSKNVIAYGDAKWGIDAYRNSDADAVSFQAGLGYRF from the coding sequence ATGAAACTCAGAACTTTAACTACTTCTACCCTTGTAGTTGCTTCTATTGTCCTCTCAGCTGGAATTGCTGCTGCTCAAACTGCTGGTACTAACGGTAGTTACATTGGTGCTGGTGTTGCAGCAGGGGCTACTAGTGGTGGACAAAGAAATGATGATGCTCAATTTGGTGGTAATGTCCAAGGACGTTATGCCATACCTAATGCACCTGTATCACTGCGAGGAAGCGTGTTATTTGGTGGTGATACAACTGCCTTTATGCCGATTTTGACTTACGATGCTGCGATCGCCAAAAATACTAACGTTTATGTAGGTGGTGGTTATTCATTTTTGGCTAATGAAGGTCACAACACCCCATTAGGTAATCGCAACGCACCTGTTGTCACCTTGGGTTTAGAATCGGAAGTTAGCAAAAACGTTATTGCCTATGGTGATGCTAAATGGGGCATTGACGCTTATCGAAACAGTGATGCTGATGCTGTTAGCTTCCAAGCAGGATTAGGCTATCGTTTTTAG